GTCCCTGTAATATATTGTTAATGACTGTGgagtgtattttgttattaaaaatgcTAAGTATCATTATTAATTCCAGTTTTCATATTAAAGTATGGTTTTCTTTGCAGGCTATACTTAAACATTTTCCTCTTAAACCTTAAATTTGCATGGATGGGCCCACTTAACAAattctatattatttttacatttaaaaactgGCCAGTTCCAAGTAATTtaaatagattttttaaaaaacaaaaatgtaaatagattatgaaaaaaaacccttgtgtgttgcccaaacgattcctactcgctcacaCCACTCAGGCTCCACTTAGGCTCAGGGATTCCCTGCTatgctagctgggaccgccacctggcttggtaaccctcgtccGAAGACGagtaatcctggctggagcatcgccctaacttaaaatcagccgtacgggattccagctcttagggaatgtcgcattcaggaaccgggaaccacaaatacaccagcctcatctcgtttaaaggggagactaccagccctatcctagtcggccttttcggatactccgtagagtatgctggtaaccatctcagaggtctgatgcattgcagaacgctggcccacaacacactggcactcTTGACTGTTTCagtttctttttatatgtacgtCAAATTTTTCCTTCGTGCTCTTGTGGGGCACGTCGATCAGcactatgaatctcattaacgatagTTCTGAATCGATGGAGTAAGAATGAATTGAAACCTATATTTTAAAGGTCAGGAATAAAACTAGTCTTATTTAAACAAACTAGAACAATACTAAtcctattaattttttaatcattCTTATATTAAGTCACTCTCACAATTCAAGCTACATGTTTTTTACACTACATCAAATGCTAAGCTATCACATTCAAAATGGTTAAAAAGGagacattttttaaacatcatCTAACTTCTACTTTTTTTATGAAGTTAGCTGTATAGGTCCTTGTTAAGTGACATTATTGTTACTGCTCAAAAGTGTTTTGcgtttcatatttaaaaatatttatataatggcCTTTGTTCTAcagcaaataaaatatacatgtaaattaaagaATCTGTTTTTTTACAGACTTTAACAACATTTCTGAACACAAACAATACTCTACTTAACAAGGACCTATATATCAGGGGCAATAATATCTGGAGAAATTGTTTACCATTCTTACCAGTTCTTGTTGTGGTGTTATTACAAAAATGTTACTAAGTCATCTCCTGAAAGTACATAATTTATTAGAGAAACTTAACTAGTTTTTAAGTAAATGTCATTAGAAAGATGATAGCTGGTAACTATAAGTAtgtatgattataattattatattagttttcAATGTAGCTTCTACTTTGTGCTATGTCATGACTGACTCATTAGCTATCTCTTCTATGAACAGTTGGTCCtaatatatttctgtttcaTGGCATGTGATATGATATCTGGTTGTTTCCCTTTGTCTCTGTTGTGTATTAGtcaaagtttaaatattttttacaagtcTTTCAACACTTGTTTGCTATTATCCTTCATTTTAGGATTATTATTGATATGTAAACATCATTAGTGACATCAACATTAGCCCTGAAGTTTCATTACTGGACATTATTAGTTGCTACTATACTTTCCTTCTTCTCAATAATTGCTTAATGGAAATCATTTACTTGTAGATATAGTCTTGTCagtatgaaaaataacaacactgttACAGAACATATTCATTGAGAGGGGTGTGTTTGTCAGGGGCGTGTTCTTTTTTGCTGAGAGTCTTATTCCCGTGATGTTCTCTACAGACTAAAGCATTGCAAGTGTTTAGTCATTCTCCTCTGATCTAAATCGATCTATCTGCTGTTCACTCTAGACAAGTCATTAAAGTAAGACATAATTCAAAGGGTGTGGGCAAAATGAAATCGATAATGTTTGTCTTTCCTATCATCTCAGTTTCAATATAACTATTGATCTCATTGATATGTTTATCTATAACTTCCAGCTGTTTATTATACCTACTATATGTAGTACTGAAGGATatcataataaacattattacacaACATACCTGTCATATTATCATTGTTAAATGTAATGGGCTAATTCTCTATCAAACTTTTCTCACAAATTTCTTTAAACTGATCACTCGTCCCTCAAACAAAGAAAGTAGTATATCTAGTACATTGCTATGTAACATGTTATATGGAGAAACTATCCTGTAATATGCAATGAGATTATCTTCATTcctaaactatttttgtttaagaTTATCCTCATTCTTATTCTGTTACAAGTCTCAATCCCACGTTACACAttgtatacatgcatacatgtaaatgacaaactaataatattataatatatggaGTAGTATATACTACACTcagattataattattatcccacaaataattttatgtttctcCAGCTGCTATAATGccagccccccacccccctcctcctcctcctccacctcCTCCCCCACCTCCACCAATGATGGAAGGAGGTGGTCCTCCGCCTCCTCCCCCTCCAGGACaccacctcctcctcctccctcaTCAACTGATGTAATGATGATTGGAGATACCAACTTTGATGATCCAATTGGTAAGTTTATAAGGTCTGAGTAACATCTGAAAAGATGTACTCTATTGTATTGTTAGAGTTGTGTACACTTTTTGGTATTTAATACAGTATATCTGTTTAGTACAGCTGCTTTTGTGATCAATTAAGTTCTTTGTTTTTAGGTGACATCATATGAACAATAGAgcttttttaaattagatcatgtacatgtattaatcacATAGTGCATGATAATTATTAACCCATTACACTAAACCATATATTGGACTCTAGCAgctgttaatatattatatgttagcTATTCAGTGTATGATTGTTTACCTTATCTCCACATGTTGAAACTATTGATATTGTACACTAAAAGAGTGTATTTTAGGAACTGTTTATCATAGTTTCACTTAATTAGAGACTTTAGAATACTTTGGTATCATTTGGACAATCTACTTGTGCTCTCTTTATATAGCATCCACCACGGCAACTAAGGAGTCATCAGAGGGGAATAGACCACCTGAGAGTGGAAAAATTTGGGAGAGACCATGGAGTATTacagaaatgaaagaaaagagTAAAAATTGGACATTGGCTTCAGATGCTGGAGTAAGTATCTGtccatttattatttcatttatccatttgtttatttatgttttccATTATCTTCTTTATCTGTCCATTTTActaatccattcattcattatcaaTCCATTATTTGTCATTCATTTTAACAAGTCCATCATTTAGATAAAAAGATTTTGTCCATTCTTTAATTCATCTATCCTTTTTTCttagtcatttatttattattttcaatcaTACATCCATTTATCTCAATTATCCATCCATTATCTTGAACATCTGTCTATTTTCAGATGCTATTATTTCTCAAAAAGTTCTCTAAAAGTATTACAAGTCGTACTCACGAGATAGAAAAAACAAGTTGACTCATTAGTTCACGAAGCTAAAGGTACTGATACTCGTATGAATAACGTGGTCAACGACTTCCTCATGTTGTCAAACATACAGTTTGTGGAAAATGTGAGTGAGATGGTGACTGTGTGATCGTGTGattagtgtgtgtttgtttgtctgtgtaGCGTGTTTATGTAGAACAAGATGAAGTGGAGACACAAGAAGAAGAGGAGCCTTCCAAGAAACAGATGATGTAAGCATTGTATTAAGATCAACAGAAATCAGTAGAAATCAGTAGAGATCATTAGAGACAATGGGAGAAAATAGTGATGGAATCAAAACAGATCATATGAAATCAGCAAAGATCAATTATTAATGCATAATAAATACTTGTGTCAATCAAATTGAGATCATTTTGAGATTTATTATTTAGGAAAAGGCAAAAGAGGAACGTCAGGCAGAGGTTAAGAAAAGAATCACACAAGCACTACAATGTGGACTGAAAGTATTAGATGAAGCATTTGAAAAAATTGGAATATGAAATCCAGAAGGAGGTGTGTCATTGTCATGTGATTATCACATGACCTGACATCTTGTTTATAGATTCTGATGAAGATGAAGAGAGCGTCTCTGGGTTTTGTACCAGAACCTATTTTAGAACCCAAAGACCCATATGCACTTCGACCTTTACCTATCAGAATAGGGTCACCTGCTTTCTTTCAGGAAGATGACGTAGGATTAGGAGAGTATGCAACTGATGAAGAAGGTATGTGATAATACAGGTTTTACCAGTTTATTAAAACCTGTTTATAGAGGAAAGAGCAGGTGGTTTATATGACTCTGAAGatgaagaagaggaggagaGAAGAATATAATACTGAATCTGAAACTGAGGGAGAAGAGGGAGGACCTAAGCGTGCTAAGAAGAAAGATGATGATTTAGTAAGATACCTATGATGTCACTTGTATTGTGACATAAATAGCATCATCTATTTATAGTAACATCATGGTACTTGTACCTGATTGCCAGTATCATGCTATTTTACATGTTCTTATAAATAGTATCATAGACCTATTTATAGTAACATCATGGTACTTTTACTTCAATTGCCAGTATCATGCTATAAAGTATTAGATGTAATTTACATTGTTTCTTATAATAGGTATCATAGTCTATTTATAGTAACATTCTTTTAACATTCTAGTTTTGGTTCCGCAAGGCAAAGCAGTGATGAAAGTGGAGGTCTATTTGATGAGTCAGGTAGCGACACAGAGAAAGAAGACAAGGGTAAAGGACTTAAGGAAGACTCAGATAGTGAAGATAGTGAGGAAGACAGTGAAGAGGAAAGTGAGGAGAAAGTGAAGAAGAAGTAAAGAAAAGTAAAGGTATTATGCTGATAGTGCTGGATGTCACTaactctctctcctctcccctccctccccccccctttctctctccccccccccccccttctctctctctctctctctctctctctaggcaCCTGTCATGGACTTGCAAGCAGAACTAGCTTCTCGACTTGGATTAACACAACCAAAGATGGTAGGTGGAGTCGATGAGGACGAGGAAGAAGCAGGAGAAGATGAAGTAAAGAAGagtaaaaaggaaaaaagaaagaaaaaggaaaagaaaaggaagTCCAAGGAAAAGAAACCAAAGAagggtatgtatatataaacaagtaaatacattatgtacatgtattttacattgtatattgtatttattatacagATCAAGATGATCTCTTTAGTAGTCACAAAGACAGTATGGATGAAGATGAAGACACACCTCTTGAAAGAGGGAGTGGTTTATTTAGCAGTACTCAAGTCAGTAGTAGTGAGGACTATTTGGTAGCGATGTAGAAGAGGAGAATAGGCGTGAGCGGGCAGAGTCTAATGCTTCTTCATCAAGGTCAAGTGAtagcagttaaaaaaaaagaagaaattaccAGCTGGTGCTGTTCCCCTATTTGGAGGAGAGAGGGTTATTtggaaatgatgatgatgaagtagAAAATGAACTTGAACAGAGTACTCAAAGTGTCTCAAAAATCATCCAAGGTACACAAGTCTGTAGGtcacatgtgtacatgtatatgcacttCTTCAGTCATGCATTTATTCAtactaaatcatttcctttccATTTATCTATAGAAGGAACGTGTGGGtagtgaaaaagaagaaaaagaagcgAAAGAAGAAGACCAGTGAGAGTGAGGAGACCAAACCACAAGGTGGAGCAGGAGGTGGAGCTATTTATTTGGAGAAGAAGGAGATGAAGATGATTGGATGACAGAAGTATCAAAAAGGAACGACCCTCGTCTAGTAAGAAAAATTCTAAGAAGTCATCTGGTAGCGGTGATTTATTTGATACTCTTGATGATGAAGTAGAGGAAGAAGGTGgtttttatttggagaaagtCCACCACCTGTTAAAGAAccagagaagaagaaaaaagcctGCAGGTGCTGTGTCCATATTTGGGACCTGCTGGAGATGACTTGTTTTCTAAACCGGTAAGACTTGCTTTTAGTATTTGTGAggtatattatattttcactACTTTTTAGAAAATCTAACAGTCTAGCAGTGAAAGTGATGACATGGGCGGAGCCACAGGTATCAAAAAACTCCACCCATTCAACCCAAGAAATTAGGGGGTTGTTTTTGGACGAAGACGAGGAGGAAAGTGGAGATATCTTCTCTCAGCTATCAAGTATGAAATCATCCTCAAAAATCCGAGTCTTCACCAGCACCAGCTAAAAAACCAACTACTTCTAGTCTGTTTTCTGATGAAGGAAGAAGAGGGTGGAGCTTTGTTTTCAAGATCACCCATCACAGAGGAACCACCTCCAGAGGAGTCACCTAAACCACAAAAGAAGAGACCAGCAGGTGCTGTACCAATGTTTGGAGGAGTTGActtatttagtcaaattaataagaaaaaaactGAAAGTACTAGTAGTGGAGATTGTTTGGGTCTCCTAGCAACGAATCTCCTGTTGTTGCTAGAAACCAGAACCAAAGGAAGAAGTAAGAGGTTTATTATACCAGCAGTCTcttattgtctgtctgtctatagcCTCCTAAGACTACCAAAGACCAGGAAGAGTAGTTCTGGATTAGGTCTATTTGACGAGGAAGGTGGACATGATGATGACATTTTCAGTTTTTTCAGCTCCTAGAGGAAGGTCAGGATTTGCTGATTGAATATACGGAATGTATGGACAGAGAatagattaataaatgaatatactAGATGTGTTTTGCCATTTTTTGTATTATCTTTCATTATCAGATCTGGTAGTAAGACTGGTGAGGATAAGAAAAAGTTAAGGTGGTACTGGTCTCTCTCATAGTTTGTTTGGTACGTGAAAATCTTGAAGAGGACAATGATGATCTCTTTAGTTACAACAACTACAAAGAAAGAGGAAAAAAGGTAGGTGTGTAGTCATTGTAAAGAGAAATGtgatctctttctctctctctctctctctctctctctctctagtcaAACACAAGCAAACCAGTTGATCCTCTCTTTGATGATGAAGAAGACAATGATTCTTTACTACTATGCCCAGTGTTCAGTCATTATCTTCTAATAAAACCTCTAAGGTACACAGGTAGCcatatttaaattatagtaaGTGTGTTTTGATAACATGTAatgtaataaacatgttttttgctATATATGAAATTGTCATGGCTTTTGTGGTTTTAGGCGGGTGTTTgagtttgtttttcaattgcTCAAAGTTTCATTTAAGCCTTTTGTTCAAAGAGACCACAAACTCTTATAATAACAGAAACCATTACAATTGTCTAGTACATAGTAGGGCTACATGAtgactttaattttattgtggtcattaatttttttattaggaTGTTCATAGTTtgtagtattttattaattgtttggGTGGTCATGGTAACGCTTTGTCGTGTATCTATATTATGTCCTTAAGATCTTTACTTGTTGTTATATATTCTCATTAATTGTGTGGCGTTCATGTTGGTTTGTTGTCCTGAAGGTACATATGTTATGTCCTTAATCTCTTACTTGTTGTTATAATATTCTCGTTATCTTGCTGTGGATGTAGATATTGCACACTGTAGGCATACCCTGAAGTGGTACCATTATGTATTAAATCTCTGTCTACTCCTCTCCtgtctcttctctttctctcctctctgtTCTCCCATCCTCCCTCCACTCCCTTtctctcctctctttctctctctgcctctctccctccttctctcctctccccccctctctctctctctcctcatctatctctatctatctatctaatatCAATCTATCTTTTCCATTTTTCACACACACCATAAAAGCCTGATCCTCTGCCTCCTAAAGATAATGATGGACTTATTTGATGATCCATTAGGAGGTGGAATTACTGAAAACAGTTAACAAACCAACAGTATTAAATCCAAACCCAAACCACCTATGGATGCTTGTTTGGATATGAAGAAGAGGAACCTCCCCATGTCTAAACCTGTAACTACCATACCGGCTTCAAGACGTCAGGTGGTCTGTTTTCAGATGATATGATCATGAGGATTTGTTTGCATCCATGACCAACAAGAGAAATAAGAAAAGGAAGAAGAACTAAAGAAATCTCCTAAAACCAAAAAAGAACGAGACACTGGTGCAGTACCCATGTTTGGTGGAGGATGGAATCCATTTAATTTTTAGCAGCTGAGGGCAGCTGccaaaagaaaaggaaaagaacagaaatgtaaatgaaatataacggcatttactatattatttaaagCACAACCCACTTTAGATTAGTAATTCGAGTCCACCCACAAAGTGGATATGAAACCAATGATCTGTTTTCTTGCTGAACACTAAACGTCCTCTCTACAGTTGCCTAAGAACCAACAAGACCATCTCTGAAGGATGA
The window above is part of the Gigantopelta aegis isolate Gae_Host unplaced genomic scaffold, Gae_host_genome ctg2349_pilon_pilon, whole genome shotgun sequence genome. Proteins encoded here:
- the LOC121391406 gene encoding uncharacterized protein DDB_G0283697-like; the encoded protein is MDLQAELASRLGLTQPKMVGGVDEDEEEAGEDEVKKSKKEKRKKKEKKRKSKEKKPKKDQDDLFSSHKDSMDEDEDTPLERGSGLFSSTQKERVGSEKEEKEAKEEDQKSNSLAVKVMTWAEPQVSKNSTHSTQEIRGLFLDEDEEESGDIFSQLSSMKSSSKIRVFTSTS